AATGTTTCAGCGTTGCCGCTACTGTATCTCCACGGTCCAGACTTTCACCCTGAAGCCCTTCCACGGAAGCAACTGCCAGCTCTCCAATGAGAAACGGATCTTCACCGAAACATTCCTCGGTACGTCCCCAGCGCGGATCACGCACAACATCCAGTACCGGAGAATAGGTGACCGCGCCACCTTGAGCACGTGTCTCCCTTGCTACTGCCTGGCACATCTCCCGATACAGATCCACATTCCAGGTGCTCCCCAGTAAAAGGGGGACAGGATAGACCGTTCCGTCAATAGCCATATGACCATGCGAGCACTCTTCCCCGATCAGAATGGGAATCCCCAGTCTGGAATGTTCTATTGCATAACGTTGAATCAGATTGACCGCCTCAGCGCCTTCTCTGGCGGATAGTCCATTTTCCAGCGTAACGCCCGTCCACGGATCTGCGCGAAGTGCACCATAGAGGGAGCCGATGCCCCCATTTTCCACTTGCTGTTTAAAGGAATCATTTAACGTGATGTTCCCTTGATCATTCGTATATGTTTGCCAGCCAAATGGCTGCGTAAGTTGGCCTACCTTTTCTTCCGTAGTCATCAGGCTAAGCAGGTGTTGTACCCGTTCCTCTACGGATTTGCTTTGGTCCTTATAAGTCATCAATCTGCATCTCTCCAATCCTATAACGTGATCCGATTATTCTTTGACCGCGCCCACCGTCAGACCCTGTACGAAATAACGCTGGAAGAACGGATAAGCGAATATAATTGGCAACGTAGCAAGCACAACCATCGCCATTCGGGACGTATCCTGCGGAATGGACTGCATGGCTGCCAGACTCATCGAACTGTTAGCAGAGTTCTGCTGGATAAACTGGATGCTCGACTCAATCCGCATCAGCATGGATTGCAACGGTACCAAATTCGGATTATCGATGTATAATAACGCATTGAACCAATCATTCCAGTAACCGAGTGTACTGAACAACCCGATGGTTGCAAGCCCCGGCAAGGAGAGTGGAACCACGATTTTCATAAAGGTATAGAACTCACCGGCGCCATCAATCTTCGCCGATTCAATGACTGCATCCGGTACACTGGTGGAGTAGAATGTACGCAGGATCATAATATAGAAGGCATTCATCGCCAGCGGCAGAATCAGTGCCCATAACGTATCTTTCAACCCAAGCAGCTGGGATACGACCATATAGGTTGGAATCATCCCGCCGTTGAACAGCATGGTAAGAATTGCAAAGATGGAGAAAAATCTTCGATATCTGAAGCTCTTGCGGGAAACCGCATACGCATACAGCGACATGAGAATCAGACTGATGATGGTACCAAGTACCGTCACCAGGATGGTAACTCCATACGCCCGCAGCAGCGTGTCCCCACTCTGCCAGACAAACTGATATGCCGCGAGACTCCATTCTGCCGGAATCAGACGATACCCATCACGGGCCAGTGCTTTCTCGTCTGTAAACGAGATGATAACTACAAATATAAAAGGAAATACACAGATCAGAGCGAATAGACCGGCGATGATGTTCATGATCACGTTCCAGCCGCTGGATACGTGGTGGAAGTCGCGTTTTTTAACGAGCCTTGCTTGAGCCATAGTGGTTCACTCCTTTCCCTGTCCTAGAATAGGCTACTGTCTTTATCTACTTTGCGAACAACATAGTTGGAGATAATAACAAGCACAAAGCCCACCACGGATTGATACAATCCCGCTGCTGTACTCATGCCAATCTCACCACTAGTTTTCAAACCTCGATATACATACGTATCAATAACATTTGTCACGGAATAAAGCGTACCCGAATCCCTTGGCACCTGATAGAAGAGTCCAAAGTCGGCATAGAAAATGCGGCCTACGGCCAGCAAGGTCATAAT
This Paenibacillus xylanexedens DNA region includes the following protein-coding sequences:
- a CDS encoding carbohydrate ABC transporter permease, with amino-acid sequence MAQARLVKKRDFHHVSSGWNVIMNIIAGLFALICVFPFIFVVIISFTDEKALARDGYRLIPAEWSLAAYQFVWQSGDTLLRAYGVTILVTVLGTIISLILMSLYAYAVSRKSFRYRRFFSIFAILTMLFNGGMIPTYMVVSQLLGLKDTLWALILPLAMNAFYIMILRTFYSTSVPDAVIESAKIDGAGEFYTFMKIVVPLSLPGLATIGLFSTLGYWNDWFNALLYIDNPNLVPLQSMLMRIESSIQFIQQNSANSSMSLAAMQSIPQDTSRMAMVVLATLPIIFAYPFFQRYFVQGLTVGAVKE